The following coding sequences lie in one Oryza brachyantha chromosome 10, ObraRS2, whole genome shotgun sequence genomic window:
- the LOC102709493 gene encoding leucine-rich repeat receptor-like protein kinase PEPR2 has translation MGNESQLAPPKNGSGSQNAKNRSKSKTIINLDEGNDVRTTKRLVFDPDEDERLVSAWLFHSNDPINGNCKKNESYWGDEDFLEAQERITDKKFETARIRSDAHAPHCSFLGVTCSAAGAVAALNLSGAGLSGGLSASAPRLCALPGDELSVLDLSGNGFTGAVPAELAACAGVASLLLGGNNLSGGVPPELLSSRQLREVDLNSNKLTGEIPAPAGTPVLEYLDLSGNSLSGAIQPGLAALPDLRYLDLSGNQLTGPMPEFPPHCRLEYLGLYSNQIAGELPKSLGNCGNLTFLYLSYNNISGKVPDFFASMPNLQKIFLDDNHFVGELPASIGELVSLEKLVVTANGFTGAVPETIGKCQSLIMLYLNSNKFTGSIPLFIGNLSRLQMFSIGANGFTGSIPPEIGRCQQLVDLQIHNNNLSGTIPPEIGELSRLQKLYLYNNLLHGSVPPALWQLADMVELFLNDNQLSGEIHADITQMRNLREITLYNNNFTGELPQALGLNTTPGLLRVDLTRNRFRGAIPPGLCTGGQLGILDLGFNQFDGPFPNWIAECQSLYRVNLNNNQLRGSLPADLSTNRGLTHIDMSSNLLEGRIPSSLGSWCNLTRLDISGNNLSGPIPRELGALSILRTLRMSSNKLTGAIPHELGNCKRLVHLDIGNNLLNGSIPAEITTLSGLEHLLLGGNNLTGTIPDSFTTAQSLLELQLGNNNLEGAIPESLGNLQYISQSLNVSNNRLSGQIPHNLGNLQKLEVLDLSNNSLSGPIPSQLSNMISLSVVNISFNELSGQLPNGWDKLAERLPDGFLGNCQLCIPSANASCSKYQSEKNRRRNTQIIVALLVSTLVLMVASLVVIHYIVKRSQRLSANRVSMRNMDSTEELPEDLTYEDILRATDNWSEKYVIGRGRHGTVYRTELAVGKQWAVKTVDLSQCKFPIEMKILNTVKHRNIVKMAGYCIRNNIGLILYEYMPEGTLFELLHERTPQVALDWEIRHQISLGVAESLSYLHHDCVPMIIHRDVKSSNILMDAELVPKLTDFGMGKIIDDEDADATVSVVVGTLGYIAPEHGYSTRLSEKSDVYSYGVVLLELLCRKMPVDPAFGDGIDIVTWMRSNLNQADHSKTMSCLDEEIMYWPEHEKVKVLDLLDLAMSCTQVSCQLRPSMREVVSILMRIDK, from the exons cgaCGCGCACGCGCCGCATTGCTCGTTTCTTGGCGTCACCTGCtccgcggccggcgccgtcgccgcgctcaACCTCTCCGGGGCGGGGCTCTCCGGCGGGCTGTCCGCGTCCGCGCCGCGGCTCTGCGCGCTCCCGGGCGACGAGCTCTCCGTGCTCGACCTCAGCGGGAACGGCTTCACGGGGGCCGTCCCCGCCGAGCTCGCTGCGTGCGCCGGCGTcgccagcctcctcctcggcggtaACAACCTCTCCGGCGGGGTTCCACCGGAGCTGCTCTCCTCGCGCCAGCTTCGGGAGGTCGACCTCAACAGCAACAAGCTCACCGGGGAGATCCCCGCCCCCGCAGGAACGCCGGTGCTCGAGTACCTCGACCTCAGTGGCAACTCCCTCTCCGGCGCCATCCAGCCGGGGCTCGCCGCGCTCCCGGATCTCAGGTACTTAGACCTCAGCGGCAACCAGCTCACCGGGCCAATGCCAGAGTTCCCGCCCCATTGCAGGCTCGAATACCTCGGCCTCTACAGCAACCagatcgccggcgagctgcccAAAAGCCTCGGCAACTGCGGCAACCTCACCTTCCTGTACCTATCCTACAACAATATCAGCGGCAAGGTGCCCGATTTCTTCGCCTCCATGCCCAATCTGCAAAAGATCTTCCTTGACGACAACCATTTCGTCGGAGAGTTGCCGGCGAGCATTGGTGAGCTGGTGAGCTTGGAAAAGCTGGTGGTGACGGCGAACGGGTTCACCGGCGCTGTCCCGGAAACAATTGGGAAATGCCAGTCTTTGATTATGCTGTACTTAAACAGCAACAAGTTCACCGGCTCGATTCCGCTGTTCATCGGCAATCTGAGCAGATTGCAGATGTTCTCAATAGGAGCAAATGGCTTTACTGGGAGCATTCCACCAGAAATTGGGAGATGCCAGCAATTGGTGGACCTTCAAATCCATAATAACAACCTTTCCGGGACAATACCGCCGGAGATCGGTGAGCTAAGCCGACTACAGAAACTCTATCTGTACAACAACTTACTCCATGGTTCAGTTCCTCCAGCATTGTGGCAATTGGCTGACATGGTGGAGTTGTTTCTCAATGACAACCAACTAAGTGGTGAAATTCATGCGGATATCACTCAAATGAGGAATCTAAGAGAGATCACCTTGtacaacaacaacttcactggAGAACTGCCACAAGCCCTGGGGTTGAACACAACACCGGGACTTCTTCGTGTTGACCTCACTCGCAACCGCTTCCGTGGTGCGATTCCACCAGGATTGTGCACAGGAGGCCAGCTCGGCATTCTTGATCTTGGATTCAACCAGTTTGATGGCCCCTTCCCTAATTGGATAGCTGAATGTCAGTCTCTGTACAGGGTTAATCTGAACAACAACCAGCTCAGGGGGAGCTTGCCTGCAGATTTGAGCACCAATAGAGGTTTGACGCACATTGACATGAGTAGTAATTTGCTGGAAGGGAGGATACCAAGTAGTCTTGGTTCATGGTGCAACCTTACAAGGCTCGATATATCTGGCAACAATTTATCAGGTCCAATACCACGTGAACTTGGAGCTCTAAGTATTCTTCGGACTCTGCGCATGTCATCGAACAAGCTGACCGGAGCAATACCACATGAGTTGGGAAACTGCAAGAGGCTTGTCCATTTGGATATTGGAAATAACCTTCTAAATGGAAGTATACCTGCAGAAATCACAACACTTAGTGGCCTGGAACATCTTTTGCTTGGTGGAAACAATCTCACTGGAACAATTCCCGATTCGTTCACCACAGCGCAAAGCCTCCTTGAGCTGCAACTTGGTAACAATAATTTGGAAGGAGCCATCCCTGAAAGCTTAGGCAACCTTCAATACATATCCCAAAGTCTGAATGTTAGCAACAACAGACTAAGCGGCCAAATCCCACACAACCTTGGTAATCTTCAGAAGTTGGAAGTGCTCGACTTGTCAAATAACTCATTATCTGGTCCTATTCCATCACAGCTAAGCAACATGATCTCACTCTCTGTTGTGAACATTTCGTTCAATGAGCTATCTGGTCAGCTCCCTAATGGCTGGGATAAGCTCGCAGAACGGTTACCTGACGGTTTTCTAGGGAATTGTCAGTTGTGCATACCATCGGCCAATGCATCTTGCTCCAAATATCAGTCTGAGAAAAACAGAAGAAGGAATACGCAAATTATTGTGGCGTTGCTAGTGTCAACGCTTGTTCTCATGGTTGCTAGTTTAGTTGTTATTCATTACATTGTGAAGAGGTCTCAGCGCCTGTCAGCAAACCGTGTCTCAATGCGCAACATGGACTCCACAGAAGAACTGCCAGAGGACTTGACATATGAAGACATTCTTCGGGCCACTGATAACTGGAGTGAGAAATATGTCATTGGAAGAGGACGGCATGGCACTGTCTACCGGACCGAGCTTGCAGTTGGAAAGCAGTGGGCAGTCAAGACAGTTGATTTGTCCCAATGCAAATTCCCTATAGAGATGAAGATTTTAAACACAGTGAAGCACCGGAATATTGTGAAAATGGCTGGGTACTGTATCCGTAACAATATCGGCCTAATTCTCTACGAGTACATGCCTGAGGGAACACTCTTTGAGCTATTGCATGAAAGAACACCTCAAGTAGCCCTTGACTGGGAGATCCGACATCAGATCTCCCTTGGTGTGGCAGAAAGCTTGTCCTATCTTCACCATGATTGTGTGCCCATGATTATTCATAGGGATGTCAAGTCAAGCAACATCCTAATGGACGCTGAGCTTGTACCAAAGCTCACAGATTTTGGCATGGGGAAGATAATTGATGATGAGGATGCAGACGCGACAGTGTCCGTTGTTGTTGGCACCCTCGGCTATATTGCTCCAG AGCATGGATACTCGACACGGTTAAGTGAGAAGAGTGATGTATACAGTTATGGAGTAGTACTTCTTGAACTGTTGTGCAGGAAGATGCCTGTGGATCCTGCATTTGGAGATGGCATAGATATTGTTACTTGGATGAGATCAAATCTGAATCAGGCAGATCACTCCAAAACCATGAGCTGCCTGGATGAGGAGATAATGTACTGGCCTGAACATGAGAAAGTGAAGGTATTGGACTTGTTGGATCTAGCAATGTCCTGCACGCAGGTTTCTTGCCAGTTAAGGCCATCCATGAGGGAGGTGGTGAGCATCTTGATGAGGATAGACAAGTAA